The Heliangelus exortis chromosome 26, bHelExo1.hap1, whole genome shotgun sequence genome window below encodes:
- the DSCAML1 gene encoding cell adhesion molecule DSCAML1 isoform X1 has product MWLVTFFLLYSLRKAHAEDVGTSLYFVNDSIQQVTFSSTVGVVIPCPAAGSPSAVLRWYLATGDDIYDVPHIRHVHANGTLQLYPFSPSAFNSFIHDNDYFCTAENSAGKIRSPNIRVKAVFREPYTVRVEDQRSMRGNVAVFKCLIPSSVQEYVSVVSWEKDTVSIIPENRFFITSYGGLYISDVQKEDALSTYRCITKHKYSGETRQSNGARLSVSDPAESIPTLLDSFQPREVRAGGLVELPCIASGYPNPAVRWIKDGRPLPADGRWAKRVTGLTISDLRVEDSGTYICEVTNTFGSAEVTGTLTVIDPLRVTLTPKKLKTGIGSTVILSCALSGSPEYVIRWYRNTDLVVVDDYISIRGISNETLLITAAQKSHSGAYQCFATRKSQTAQDFSIIMLEDGTPRIVSSFSEKVVNPGEQFSLMCAAKGAPPPTVTWALDDEPIPRDSGHRTNQYTMSDGTTVSHMNVTSPQIKDGGVYRCTARNSVGSAEYQARINVRGPPSIRAMKNITAVAGRDTFINCRVIGYPYYSIKWYKDSLLLPDNHRQVVFENGTLKLMDVQKGMDEGEYLCSVLIQPQLSISQSVHVTVKVPPLIQPFEFPPASIGQLLYIPCVVSSGDMPIHITWRKDGHVILSGSGVTIESKEFMSSLQISSVSLKHNGNYTCIASNAAATVSRERQLIVRVPPRFVVQPNNQDGIYGKAGVLNCSVDGYPPPKVMWKHAKGSGNPQQYHPIPLTGRIQILPNSSLLIRHVLEEDIGYYLCQASNGVGTDISKSMFLTVKIPAMITSHPNTTIAIKGQSKELNCTARGERPIIIRWEKGDTVIDPDRNMRYAITTKDNGDEVISTLKLKPADRGDSVFFSCHAINSYGEDRGLIQLTVQEPPDPPELEIREVKARSMNLRWTQRFDGNSIITGFDIEYKNKSDSWDFKQSTRNISPTINQANIVDLHPASVYSIRMYSFNKIGRSEPSKELTISTEEAAPDGPPMDVTLQPMTSQSIQVTWKAPKKELQNGVIRGYQIGYRENSPGSNGQYSIVEMKATGDSEVYTLDNLKKFAQYGVVVQAFNRAGTGPSSSEINATTLEDVPSQPPENVRAISITSDVAVISWSEPPRSTLNGVLKGYRVIFWSLYMDGEWGEMQNITTTRERVELRGMEKFTNYSVQVLAYTQAGDGARSSVLYIQTKEDIPGPPAGIKAVPSSSSSVVVSWLPPAKPNGIIRKYTIFCSSPGSGQPAPSEYETSPDQLFYRIAHLNRGQQYMLWVAAVTSAGRGNISEKVTIEPAGKAPAKIISFGGTVTTPWMKDVRLPCNSVGEPVPAIKWTKDSEDSAIPVTVDGHRLIQANGTLVLRSVKAEDSGYYTCTATNTWGFDTIIINLLVQVPPDQPRLTVSKTSASSITLAWIPGDNGGSSIRGFVLQYSVDNSEEWKDVFISSSERSFKLESLKCGTWYKVKLAAKNSVGAGRISEIIEAKTHGRGEPALLGPRRGTGTSPPRSHPPDGSSPAEPSFSKDQHLFTHINSTHARLNLQGWSSGGCPITAIVLEYRPKGNWVWQSLRTNSSSEVFLTELREATWYELRMKACNSAGCGNESAQFATLDYDGSTIPPIKSAQGEGDDVKKLFTIACPVILATLGVALLFIIRKKRKEKRLKRLRDAKSLAEMLISKNNRSFDTPVKGPPQGPRLHIDIPRVQLLIEDKEGIKQLGDDKATMPVTDTEFSQAVNPQSFCTGVSLHHPALIQNTGPLIDMSDIRPGTNPVSRKSVKSAHSTRNRYSSQWTLTKCQASTPARTLTSDWRTVGSQHGITVTESDSYSASLSQDTDKGRNSMVSTESASSTYEELARAYEHAKLEEQLQHAKFEITECFISDSSSDQMTTGTTDNADSMTSMSTPSEPGICRFTASPPKPQDSERGKSVAVPIPHRASKSDYCNLPLYVKSDAFFRKADAHEACPVVPPREASIRNLARAYHAGGRHLTLEPGSKPLGLPPPASAATTLPQRTLPMPGPAGTAAAPSANAAPANPAAAAAPEVAGAGEARVPPHSKVGGSRDSLLEMSTSGVGRSQKQGAGAYSKSYTLV; this is encoded by the exons AAAATAggttttttattacttcttaCGGAGGTTTGTACATATCGGACGTGCAGAAGGAAGATGCCTTGTCCACCTACAGGTGTATCACCAAGCACAAGTACAGCGGGGAGACGCGGCAGAGCAACGGAGCCCGACTTTCGGTCTCAG ACCCTGCTGAGTCCATCCCCACGCTGCTAGACAGCTTCCAGCCACGGGAGGTGCGGGCGGGCGGGCTGGTGGAGCTGCCCTGCATCGCCTCGGGATACCCCAACCCCGCCGTGCGCTGGATCAAGGATGGGCGCCCGCTCCCTGCCGACGGCCGCTGGGCCAAGCGCGTGACGGGCCTGACCATCAGCGACCTGCGCGTGGAGGACAGCGGCACCTACATCTGCGAGGTGACCAACACCTTCGGCTCCGCAGAGGTCACGGGGACCCTCACGGTCATCG ACCCTCTGCGTGTgaccctcacaccaaagaagCTCAAAACGGGCATCGGCAGCACCGTCATCCTCTCCTGTGCCCTCAGCGGGTCCCCCGAATACGTCATCCGCTGGTACCGCAACACGGACCTGGTGGTGGTGGATGACTACATCTCCATCCGGGGGATCAGCAACGAGACCCTCCTCATCACGGCCGCGCAGAAGAGCCACTCTGGGGCCTACCAGTGCTTTGCCACCCGCAAGTCCCAGACGGCACAGGACTTCTCCATCATCATGCTGGAGG ATGGGACCCCCCGCATCGTCTCCTCCTTCAGCGAGAAGGTGGTCAACCCCGGGGAGCAGTTCTCCCTGATGTGTGCCGCCAAGGGGGCCCCCCCGCCGACTGTCACCTGGGCGCTGGACGACGAGCCCATCCCGCGGGACAGCGGGCACCGCACCAACCAGTACACCATGTCTGATGGCACCACCGTCAGCCACATGAACGTCACCAGCCCGCAGATCAAGGACGGCGGCGTGTACCGGTGCACCGCGCGGAACTCGGTGGGCAGCGCCGAATACCAAGCGCGAATAAACGTAAGAG GTCCCCCCAGCATCAGAGCGATGAAGAACATAACGGCGGTAGCGGGTAGGGACACTTTCATCAACTGCAGGGTGATTGGGTACCCGTATTACTCCATCAAGTGGTACAAGGActctttgctgctgcctgaTAACCACCGCCAAGTGGTCTTTGAGAATGGGACTCTGAAGCTGATGGATGTCCAGAAAGGCATGGATGAAGGAGAGTATCTGTGCAGTGTGCTGATCCAACCCCAGCTCTCCATCAGCCAGAGCGTCCATGTCACTGTCAAAG TCCCTCCGCTGATCCAGCCCTTTGAGTTCCCACCAGCCTCCATCGGGCAGCTCCTCTACATCCCCTGCGTGGTCTCCTCTGGGGACATGCCCATCCACATCACCTGGAGGAAGGACGGGCACGTCATCCTCTCCGGCTCCGGAGTCACCATCGAGAGCAAGGAGTTCATGAGCTCCCTGCAGATCTCCAGTGTCTCCCTCAAGCACAACGGGAACTACACCTGCATCGCCAGCAACGCCGCTGCCACCGTCAGCCGGGAGCGGCAGCTCATCGTGCGGG TGCCTCCTCGCTTCGTGGTCCAACCCAACAACCAAGATGGCATTTATGGTAAAGCCGGGGTGCTGAATTGCTCCGTCGATGGGTACCCCCCTCCGAAAGTCATGTGGAAACATGCAAAAG gcAGTGGCAACCCCCAGCAGTACCACCCCATACCCCTCACGGGACGCATCCAGATCCTGCCCAACAGCTCCTTGCTCATCCGCCACGTGCTGGAGGAGGACATCGGGTACTACCTCTGCCAGGCCAGCAACGGCGTGGGCACAGACATCAGCAAGTCCATGTTCCTCACCGTGAAGA TCCCAGCCATGATCACCTCCCACCCCAACACCACCATCGCCATCAAGGGGCAGAGCAAGGAGCTGAACTGCACCGCCCGGGGCGAGCGGCCCATCATCATCCGCTGGGAGAAGGGCGACACCGTCATCGACCCCGACCGCAACATGCGCTATGCCATCACCACCAAGGACAACGGTGACGAGGTCATCTCCACCCTCAAG CTGAAACCAGCTGACCGTGGGGACTCAGTCTTCTTCTCCTGCCATGCCATCAACTCCTATGGTGAGGACAGAGGCTTGATCCAGCTCACCGTTCAAG AGCCCCCTGACCCACCGGAGCTGGAGATCCGTGAGGTGAAAGCCCGGAGCATGAACCTGCGGTGGACACAGCGGTTTGATGGCAACAGCATCATTACCGGGTTCGATATCGAGTACAAGAACAAGTCAG ATTCCTGGGATTTTAAGCAGTCTACGCGCAACATCTCCCCGACCATCAACCAGGCAAACATCGTGGACCTGCACCCGGCCTCCGTGTACAGCATCCGCATGTACTCCTTCAACAAGATCGGGCGCAGCGAGCCCAGCAAGGAGCTGACCATAAGCACGGAGGAAGCAG ctcctgatgGGCCCCCGATGGATGTCACCTTGCAGCCGATGACATCCCAGAGCATCCAGGTCACCTGGAAG GCACcaaagaaggagctgcagaacgGGGTGATCCGTGGCTACCAGATTGGCTACCGGGAGAACAGCCCAGGCAGCAACGGGCAGTACAGCATCGTGGAGATGAAGGCCACAGGGGACAGCGAGGTCTACACGCTGGACAACCTGAAGAAGTTTGCCCAGTATGGGGTGGTGGTGCAGGCCTTCAACCGAGCAGGGACGGGGCCATCGTCCAGCGAGATCAATGCCACCACGCTGGAGGATG TTCCCAGCCAGCCCCCCGAGAACGTGCGGGCCATCTCCATCACCTCGGACGTGGCAGTGATCTCCTGGTCGGAGCCCCCGCGCAGCACCCTCAACGGGGTGCTCAAGGGGTACCGGGTCATCTTCTGGTCCCTCTACATGGATGGAG AGTGGGGTGAGATGCAGAACATCACAACCACGCGGGAGCGAGTGGAGCTGCGGGGCATGGAGAAGTTCACCAACTACAGTGTGCAGGTGCTGGCCTACACCCAGGCTGGAGATGGTGCCCGCAGCAGCGTGCTCTACATCCAGACCAAGGAGGACA TTCCAGGTCCCCCAGCTGGCATCAAAGCTGTcccatcctcctccagcagcgTGGTGGTGTCCTGGCTGCCACCGGCCAAGCCCAACGGCATCATTCGGAAGTACACCatcttctgctccagccccgGCTCGGGGCAGCCG GCCCCCAGTGAGTATGAGACCAGCCCTGACCAGCTCTTCTACCGCATCGCCCACCTGAACCGTGGGCAGCAGTACATGCTCTGGGTGGCCGCCGTCACCTCCGCTGGCCGCGGAAACATCAGCGAGAAAGTCACCATCGAGCCTGCTGGGAAAG CCCCTGCCAAGATCATCTCCTTCGGAGGCACCGTCACCACCCCGTGGATGAAGGACGTCAGGCTGCCCTGCAACTCGGTTGGGGAGCCGGTCCCCGCCATCAAGTGGACCAAGGACAG CGAGGACTCTGCCATCCCGGTGACAGTGGACGGCCACCGCCTGATCCAGGCCAATGGCACGCTGGTGCTGCGCTCGGTGAAAGCCGAGGACTCGGGCTACTACACCTGCACTGCCACCAACACCTGGGGCTTCGACACCATCATCATCAACCTGCTGGTGCAAG TGCCCCCGGACCAGCCCCGCCTGACCGTCTCCAAGACCTCAGCATCCTCCATCACGCTGGCTTGGATTCCTGGGGACAACGGGGGCAGCTCCATCCGAG GCTTTGTCCTCCAGTACTCGGTGGACAATAGTGAGGAGTGGAAGGACGTGTTCATCAGCTCCTCTGAGCGCTCCTTCAAGCTGGAGAGCCTCAAGTGTGGCACCTGGTACAAGGTGAAGCTGGCAGCCAAGAACAGCGTGGGTGCTGGCCGCATCAGCGAGATCATCGAGGCCAAGACCCATGGCAGAGGTGAGCCTGCCCTGCTGGGGCCCCGCAGGGGGACGGGGACATCCCCTCCCCGCAGCCACCCTCCTGACGGCTCCTCTCCCGCAGAGCCCTCCTTCAGCAAGGACCAGCACCTCTTCACCCACATCAACTCCACGCACGCCAGGCTGAacctgcagggctggagcagcgGGGGCTGCCCCATCACCGCCATCGTCCTGGAGTACCGCCCCAAGGGCAACTGGGTCTGGCAGAGCCTCCGCACCAACAGCTCCAGCGAGGTTTTCCTGACGGAGCTGCGTGAGGCCACCTGGTACGAGCTCCGCATGAAGGCCTGCAACAGCGCCGGCTGCGGCAACGAGAGCGCCCAGTTCGCCACGCTGGACTACGATGGCA GCACCATCCCCCCGATCAAGTCTGCCCAAGGGGAAGGGGACGATGTGAAGAAGCTCTTCACCATCGCCTGCCCTGTCATCCTGGCCACGCTGGGAGTGGCCCTGCTCTTCATCATCCgcaagaagaggaaggagaagcgGCTGAAGAGGCTTCGAG ATGCTAAGAGTTTGGCTGAAATGCTGATCAG CAAGAACAACCGCAGCTTCGACACGCCGGTGAAGGGGCCCCCGCAGGGCCCCCGCCTGCACATCGACATCCCCCGGGTACAGCTCCTCATCGAGGACAAGGAAGGCATCAAGCAGCTGG GAGATGACAAAGCCACCATGCCGGTGACTGACACGGAGTTCAGCCAGGCAGTGAACCCCCAGAGCTTCTGCACGGGAGTCTCGCTGCACCACCCCGCTCTCATCCAGAACACGGGGCCCCTCATCGACATGTCGGACATCCGCCCCGGCACCA ACCCCGTGTCAAGAAAGAGCGTGAAGTCGGCACACAGCACCCGCAACCGCTATTCCAGCCAGTGGACCCTCACCAAATGCCAGGCGTCCACCCCAGCACGGACCCTCACCTCGGACTGGAGGACGGTGGGGTCCCAGCACGGCATCACGGTCACCGAGAGTGACAGCTACAGTGCCAGCCTCTCTCAGGACACCG acaAGGGGCGGAACAGCATGGTGTCGACGGAGAGCGCCTCGTCTACCTACGAGGAGCTGGCACGTGCCTACGAGCACGCcaagctggaggagcagctgcagcacgCCAAGTTCGAGATCACCGAGTGCTTCATCTCTGACAGCTCCTCGGACCAGATGACCACCGGCACCACCGACAACGCCGACAGCATGACCTCCATGAGCACCCCCTCGGAGCCTGGCATCTGTCGCTTCACTGCCTccccccccaagccccaggACAGCGAGCGGGGCAAGAGTGTGGCCGTGCCCATCCCGCACCGGGCCAGCAAAA GTGACTACTGCAACCTCCCGCTCTACGTCAAGTCCGACGCCTTCTTCCGCAAGGCCGACGCGCACGAGGCCTGCCCGGTGGTGCCTCCGCGCGAGGCTTCCATCCGCAACCTTGCCCGCGCTTACCACGCCGGCGGCCGCCACCTGACGCTGGAGCCCGGTTCCAAGCCCCTGGGCCTTCCTCCCCCGGCCTCCGCCGCAACCACCTTACCTCAGAGGACTCTCCCCATGCCCGGCCCCGCCGGCACCGCTGCGGCGCCCTCCGCCAACGCCGCCCCGGCCAaccccgccgccgccgccgcccccgaGGTCGCGGGTGCCGGGGAGGCGCGAGTGCCCCCGCACTCCAAAGTGGGGGGCTCCAGGGACTCGCTCCTAGAAATGAGCACATCGGGCGTGGGGCGGTCTCAAAAACAGGGCGCCGGAGCCTACTCCAAGTCCTACACGCTGGTGTAG
- the DSCAML1 gene encoding cell adhesion molecule DSCAML1 isoform X3: MCAAKGAPPPTVTWALDDEPIPRDSGHRTNQYTMSDGTTVSHMNVTSPQIKDGGVYRCTARNSVGSAEYQARINVRGPPSIRAMKNITAVAGRDTFINCRVIGYPYYSIKWYKDSLLLPDNHRQVVFENGTLKLMDVQKGMDEGEYLCSVLIQPQLSISQSVHVTVKVPPLIQPFEFPPASIGQLLYIPCVVSSGDMPIHITWRKDGHVILSGSGVTIESKEFMSSLQISSVSLKHNGNYTCIASNAAATVSRERQLIVRVPPRFVVQPNNQDGIYGKAGVLNCSVDGYPPPKVMWKHAKGSGNPQQYHPIPLTGRIQILPNSSLLIRHVLEEDIGYYLCQASNGVGTDISKSMFLTVKIPAMITSHPNTTIAIKGQSKELNCTARGERPIIIRWEKGDTVIDPDRNMRYAITTKDNGDEVISTLKLKPADRGDSVFFSCHAINSYGEDRGLIQLTVQEPPDPPELEIREVKARSMNLRWTQRFDGNSIITGFDIEYKNKSDSWDFKQSTRNISPTINQANIVDLHPASVYSIRMYSFNKIGRSEPSKELTISTEEAAPDGPPMDVTLQPMTSQSIQVTWKAPKKELQNGVIRGYQIGYRENSPGSNGQYSIVEMKATGDSEVYTLDNLKKFAQYGVVVQAFNRAGTGPSSSEINATTLEDVPSQPPENVRAISITSDVAVISWSEPPRSTLNGVLKGYRVIFWSLYMDGEWGEMQNITTTRERVELRGMEKFTNYSVQVLAYTQAGDGARSSVLYIQTKEDIPGPPAGIKAVPSSSSSVVVSWLPPAKPNGIIRKYTIFCSSPGSGQPAPSEYETSPDQLFYRIAHLNRGQQYMLWVAAVTSAGRGNISEKVTIEPAGKAPAKIISFGGTVTTPWMKDVRLPCNSVGEPVPAIKWTKDSEDSAIPVTVDGHRLIQANGTLVLRSVKAEDSGYYTCTATNTWGFDTIIINLLVQVPPDQPRLTVSKTSASSITLAWIPGDNGGSSIRGFVLQYSVDNSEEWKDVFISSSERSFKLESLKCGTWYKVKLAAKNSVGAGRISEIIEAKTHGREPSFSKDQHLFTHINSTHARLNLQGWSSGGCPITAIVLEYRPKGNWVWQSLRTNSSSEVFLTELREATWYELRMKACNSAGCGNESAQFATLDYDGSTIPPIKSAQGEGDDVKKLFTIACPVILATLGVALLFIIRKKRKEKRLKRLRDAKSLAEMLISKNNRSFDTPVKGPPQGPRLHIDIPRVQLLIEDKEGIKQLGDDKATMPVTDTEFSQAVNPQSFCTGVSLHHPALIQNTGPLIDMSDIRPGTNPVSRKSVKSAHSTRNRYSSQWTLTKCQASTPARTLTSDWRTVGSQHGITVTESDSYSASLSQDTDKGRNSMVSTESASSTYEELARAYEHAKLEEQLQHAKFEITECFISDSSSDQMTTGTTDNADSMTSMSTPSEPGICRFTASPPKPQDSERGKSVAVPIPHRASKSDYCNLPLYVKSDAFFRKADAHEACPVVPPREASIRNLARAYHAGGRHLTLEPGSKPLGLPPPASAATTLPQRTLPMPGPAGTAAAPSANAAPANPAAAAAPEVAGAGEARVPPHSKVGGSRDSLLEMSTSGVGRSQKQGAGAYSKSYTLV; the protein is encoded by the exons ATGTGTGCCGCCAAGGGGGCCCCCCCGCCGACTGTCACCTGGGCGCTGGACGACGAGCCCATCCCGCGGGACAGCGGGCACCGCACCAACCAGTACACCATGTCTGATGGCACCACCGTCAGCCACATGAACGTCACCAGCCCGCAGATCAAGGACGGCGGCGTGTACCGGTGCACCGCGCGGAACTCGGTGGGCAGCGCCGAATACCAAGCGCGAATAAACGTAAGAG GTCCCCCCAGCATCAGAGCGATGAAGAACATAACGGCGGTAGCGGGTAGGGACACTTTCATCAACTGCAGGGTGATTGGGTACCCGTATTACTCCATCAAGTGGTACAAGGActctttgctgctgcctgaTAACCACCGCCAAGTGGTCTTTGAGAATGGGACTCTGAAGCTGATGGATGTCCAGAAAGGCATGGATGAAGGAGAGTATCTGTGCAGTGTGCTGATCCAACCCCAGCTCTCCATCAGCCAGAGCGTCCATGTCACTGTCAAAG TCCCTCCGCTGATCCAGCCCTTTGAGTTCCCACCAGCCTCCATCGGGCAGCTCCTCTACATCCCCTGCGTGGTCTCCTCTGGGGACATGCCCATCCACATCACCTGGAGGAAGGACGGGCACGTCATCCTCTCCGGCTCCGGAGTCACCATCGAGAGCAAGGAGTTCATGAGCTCCCTGCAGATCTCCAGTGTCTCCCTCAAGCACAACGGGAACTACACCTGCATCGCCAGCAACGCCGCTGCCACCGTCAGCCGGGAGCGGCAGCTCATCGTGCGGG TGCCTCCTCGCTTCGTGGTCCAACCCAACAACCAAGATGGCATTTATGGTAAAGCCGGGGTGCTGAATTGCTCCGTCGATGGGTACCCCCCTCCGAAAGTCATGTGGAAACATGCAAAAG gcAGTGGCAACCCCCAGCAGTACCACCCCATACCCCTCACGGGACGCATCCAGATCCTGCCCAACAGCTCCTTGCTCATCCGCCACGTGCTGGAGGAGGACATCGGGTACTACCTCTGCCAGGCCAGCAACGGCGTGGGCACAGACATCAGCAAGTCCATGTTCCTCACCGTGAAGA TCCCAGCCATGATCACCTCCCACCCCAACACCACCATCGCCATCAAGGGGCAGAGCAAGGAGCTGAACTGCACCGCCCGGGGCGAGCGGCCCATCATCATCCGCTGGGAGAAGGGCGACACCGTCATCGACCCCGACCGCAACATGCGCTATGCCATCACCACCAAGGACAACGGTGACGAGGTCATCTCCACCCTCAAG CTGAAACCAGCTGACCGTGGGGACTCAGTCTTCTTCTCCTGCCATGCCATCAACTCCTATGGTGAGGACAGAGGCTTGATCCAGCTCACCGTTCAAG AGCCCCCTGACCCACCGGAGCTGGAGATCCGTGAGGTGAAAGCCCGGAGCATGAACCTGCGGTGGACACAGCGGTTTGATGGCAACAGCATCATTACCGGGTTCGATATCGAGTACAAGAACAAGTCAG ATTCCTGGGATTTTAAGCAGTCTACGCGCAACATCTCCCCGACCATCAACCAGGCAAACATCGTGGACCTGCACCCGGCCTCCGTGTACAGCATCCGCATGTACTCCTTCAACAAGATCGGGCGCAGCGAGCCCAGCAAGGAGCTGACCATAAGCACGGAGGAAGCAG ctcctgatgGGCCCCCGATGGATGTCACCTTGCAGCCGATGACATCCCAGAGCATCCAGGTCACCTGGAAG GCACcaaagaaggagctgcagaacgGGGTGATCCGTGGCTACCAGATTGGCTACCGGGAGAACAGCCCAGGCAGCAACGGGCAGTACAGCATCGTGGAGATGAAGGCCACAGGGGACAGCGAGGTCTACACGCTGGACAACCTGAAGAAGTTTGCCCAGTATGGGGTGGTGGTGCAGGCCTTCAACCGAGCAGGGACGGGGCCATCGTCCAGCGAGATCAATGCCACCACGCTGGAGGATG TTCCCAGCCAGCCCCCCGAGAACGTGCGGGCCATCTCCATCACCTCGGACGTGGCAGTGATCTCCTGGTCGGAGCCCCCGCGCAGCACCCTCAACGGGGTGCTCAAGGGGTACCGGGTCATCTTCTGGTCCCTCTACATGGATGGAG AGTGGGGTGAGATGCAGAACATCACAACCACGCGGGAGCGAGTGGAGCTGCGGGGCATGGAGAAGTTCACCAACTACAGTGTGCAGGTGCTGGCCTACACCCAGGCTGGAGATGGTGCCCGCAGCAGCGTGCTCTACATCCAGACCAAGGAGGACA TTCCAGGTCCCCCAGCTGGCATCAAAGCTGTcccatcctcctccagcagcgTGGTGGTGTCCTGGCTGCCACCGGCCAAGCCCAACGGCATCATTCGGAAGTACACCatcttctgctccagccccgGCTCGGGGCAGCCG GCCCCCAGTGAGTATGAGACCAGCCCTGACCAGCTCTTCTACCGCATCGCCCACCTGAACCGTGGGCAGCAGTACATGCTCTGGGTGGCCGCCGTCACCTCCGCTGGCCGCGGAAACATCAGCGAGAAAGTCACCATCGAGCCTGCTGGGAAAG CCCCTGCCAAGATCATCTCCTTCGGAGGCACCGTCACCACCCCGTGGATGAAGGACGTCAGGCTGCCCTGCAACTCGGTTGGGGAGCCGGTCCCCGCCATCAAGTGGACCAAGGACAG CGAGGACTCTGCCATCCCGGTGACAGTGGACGGCCACCGCCTGATCCAGGCCAATGGCACGCTGGTGCTGCGCTCGGTGAAAGCCGAGGACTCGGGCTACTACACCTGCACTGCCACCAACACCTGGGGCTTCGACACCATCATCATCAACCTGCTGGTGCAAG TGCCCCCGGACCAGCCCCGCCTGACCGTCTCCAAGACCTCAGCATCCTCCATCACGCTGGCTTGGATTCCTGGGGACAACGGGGGCAGCTCCATCCGAG GCTTTGTCCTCCAGTACTCGGTGGACAATAGTGAGGAGTGGAAGGACGTGTTCATCAGCTCCTCTGAGCGCTCCTTCAAGCTGGAGAGCCTCAAGTGTGGCACCTGGTACAAGGTGAAGCTGGCAGCCAAGAACAGCGTGGGTGCTGGCCGCATCAGCGAGATCATCGAGGCCAAGACCCATGGCAGAG AGCCCTCCTTCAGCAAGGACCAGCACCTCTTCACCCACATCAACTCCACGCACGCCAGGCTGAacctgcagggctggagcagcgGGGGCTGCCCCATCACCGCCATCGTCCTGGAGTACCGCCCCAAGGGCAACTGGGTCTGGCAGAGCCTCCGCACCAACAGCTCCAGCGAGGTTTTCCTGACGGAGCTGCGTGAGGCCACCTGGTACGAGCTCCGCATGAAGGCCTGCAACAGCGCCGGCTGCGGCAACGAGAGCGCCCAGTTCGCCACGCTGGACTACGATGGCA GCACCATCCCCCCGATCAAGTCTGCCCAAGGGGAAGGGGACGATGTGAAGAAGCTCTTCACCATCGCCTGCCCTGTCATCCTGGCCACGCTGGGAGTGGCCCTGCTCTTCATCATCCgcaagaagaggaaggagaagcgGCTGAAGAGGCTTCGAG ATGCTAAGAGTTTGGCTGAAATGCTGATCAG CAAGAACAACCGCAGCTTCGACACGCCGGTGAAGGGGCCCCCGCAGGGCCCCCGCCTGCACATCGACATCCCCCGGGTACAGCTCCTCATCGAGGACAAGGAAGGCATCAAGCAGCTGG GAGATGACAAAGCCACCATGCCGGTGACTGACACGGAGTTCAGCCAGGCAGTGAACCCCCAGAGCTTCTGCACGGGAGTCTCGCTGCACCACCCCGCTCTCATCCAGAACACGGGGCCCCTCATCGACATGTCGGACATCCGCCCCGGCACCA ACCCCGTGTCAAGAAAGAGCGTGAAGTCGGCACACAGCACCCGCAACCGCTATTCCAGCCAGTGGACCCTCACCAAATGCCAGGCGTCCACCCCAGCACGGACCCTCACCTCGGACTGGAGGACGGTGGGGTCCCAGCACGGCATCACGGTCACCGAGAGTGACAGCTACAGTGCCAGCCTCTCTCAGGACACCG acaAGGGGCGGAACAGCATGGTGTCGACGGAGAGCGCCTCGTCTACCTACGAGGAGCTGGCACGTGCCTACGAGCACGCcaagctggaggagcagctgcagcacgCCAAGTTCGAGATCACCGAGTGCTTCATCTCTGACAGCTCCTCGGACCAGATGACCACCGGCACCACCGACAACGCCGACAGCATGACCTCCATGAGCACCCCCTCGGAGCCTGGCATCTGTCGCTTCACTGCCTccccccccaagccccaggACAGCGAGCGGGGCAAGAGTGTGGCCGTGCCCATCCCGCACCGGGCCAGCAAAA GTGACTACTGCAACCTCCCGCTCTACGTCAAGTCCGACGCCTTCTTCCGCAAGGCCGACGCGCACGAGGCCTGCCCGGTGGTGCCTCCGCGCGAGGCTTCCATCCGCAACCTTGCCCGCGCTTACCACGCCGGCGGCCGCCACCTGACGCTGGAGCCCGGTTCCAAGCCCCTGGGCCTTCCTCCCCCGGCCTCCGCCGCAACCACCTTACCTCAGAGGACTCTCCCCATGCCCGGCCCCGCCGGCACCGCTGCGGCGCCCTCCGCCAACGCCGCCCCGGCCAaccccgccgccgccgccgcccccgaGGTCGCGGGTGCCGGGGAGGCGCGAGTGCCCCCGCACTCCAAAGTGGGGGGCTCCAGGGACTCGCTCCTAGAAATGAGCACATCGGGCGTGGGGCGGTCTCAAAAACAGGGCGCCGGAGCCTACTCCAAGTCCTACACGCTGGTGTAG